The following proteins are encoded in a genomic region of Microcoleus sp. FACHB-68:
- the purC gene encoding phosphoribosylaminoimidazolesuccinocarboxamide synthase encodes MSAHQKLYEGKAKILYTTDDPEILLAHFKDDATAFNAQKRGSITGKGEINCTISSHLLREMETAGIATHFIDSPTGNQMRVRRVRILPLEVVVRNIAAGSLCKQTGLPVGTVLKQPLVEFFYKNDDLGDPLLTRERLFLLELATPEQVEQLKTLALQVNDILSAFFLRCGITLVDFKLEFGLDREGTLRLADEISPDTCRLWNNSDDDPDRRVMDKDRFRRDLGNVEEAYQQVLERVLAQTNQPSE; translated from the coding sequence ATGTCCGCCCATCAAAAACTTTACGAAGGCAAAGCCAAAATTCTCTACACCACCGATGATCCAGAGATTTTGCTGGCCCACTTTAAAGATGATGCCACCGCATTTAATGCCCAAAAGCGGGGCAGCATCACCGGCAAAGGTGAGATCAACTGCACCATCTCCAGTCATTTATTGCGAGAGATGGAAACTGCCGGCATCGCCACCCACTTCATCGACTCTCCAACCGGCAACCAAATGCGCGTCCGGCGCGTCCGAATCTTACCGTTAGAAGTCGTAGTGAGGAACATAGCAGCAGGAAGTTTGTGCAAACAAACCGGGTTGCCGGTGGGCACCGTCCTGAAACAACCCCTGGTGGAATTCTTCTATAAAAATGACGACTTGGGAGATCCGCTTTTAACCCGTGAACGGCTTTTCCTGCTGGAGTTGGCTACTCCAGAACAGGTAGAGCAACTGAAAACCTTGGCATTACAGGTTAACGACATCCTCTCAGCCTTTTTCCTGCGATGCGGGATTACCCTAGTTGACTTTAAACTAGAGTTCGGTCTAGATCGTGAGGGAACCCTGCGACTGGCGGATGAAATTAGTCCTGACACGTGCCGGCTGTGGAATAACTCAGATGACGATCCAGATCGGCGGGTGATGGACAAAGACCGATTCCGCCGAGATTTGGGCAATGTCGAAGAAGCTTATCAGCAGGTTTTAGAGCGGGTGCTAGCTCAAACCAACCAACCGTCAGAGTAA
- a CDS encoding BamA/TamA family outer membrane protein produces MRIPPVWVAIVTASATLSLSNPVSGQTIRFTQSNSELAGLMPAQPETEGAVGNPEGMSQLWQLIEQAEPLPSSSVSVSEELSAAPAAVEPVAVSALELPVQTSPDSRKENLPAQGHKNTERTITNPSRILNLSTPQSTWTAIAALELIAQTPEPGAGEENPDAQPILTAPEQTPPTPTPSAPEQTPPTPTPSPTDQTAPPSPAPVPTPTTDRCPDPNAPQVLVAEVVVSGVEGELQDKVYQAIRTQPGRTTNRCQLQEDVNAIFATGFFGAVDYQPEDTALGVRVTFVVQQNPVLRNVTVNVVPAGEGQQVVPQSVIDSIFGEQYGEILNLRRFQEGVKQLNQWYQDNGYILAQVINASQVNAQGTVILQVAEGIIEDIQVRFLTEEGEATDEEGNPVDGRTREFIITREMQLQAGDVLNRDTLVSDLRRVFGLGIFEKVEPSLNPGQDPRKVSVVLDVTERNTGSVAAGAGISSATGLFGTLSYQEQNLGGNNQKLGAQLQVGERALLFDVNFTDPWIAGDPYRTSYTVNGFRRRSISLIYTGGDDEVYLPDGDRPRLLRLGGGVTFNRPLGPDPLNAEWQASLGLQYQRITIRNSDGDLSPEDELGNDLSFSGDGKDDLTTLQFGIVRDLRDDRAKPTRGSVLRLATEQSVPIGKGSILLNRLRGSYSYYIPVNYVRFSEGPQTLAFNVQAGTVVGDLPPYEAFALGGSNSVRGYDEGDLGSGRSFIQATAEYRFPIFAIVGGALFVDFGTDLGSGSSVPGDPAGVRDKPGSGFGYGLGVRINSPLGPIRVDYGFNDEGEGRFHFGIGERF; encoded by the coding sequence ATGCGGATACCTCCGGTATGGGTGGCAATTGTGACGGCTTCAGCCACCCTGAGTTTATCGAACCCCGTCAGTGGGCAAACCATCAGGTTCACACAGTCTAATTCTGAACTGGCAGGCTTAATGCCGGCACAGCCTGAAACTGAGGGCGCTGTGGGCAACCCAGAAGGGATGAGTCAGTTGTGGCAATTGATCGAGCAAGCAGAACCCCTCCCCTCCAGTAGCGTAAGCGTTTCTGAGGAACTGAGTGCCGCACCGGCAGCAGTTGAGCCGGTTGCCGTATCAGCGCTAGAGTTGCCGGTTCAAACTTCTCCTGATTCCAGAAAAGAAAACTTGCCGGCACAAGGGCACAAAAACACAGAACGAACAATCACCAACCCATCGAGAATCCTTAATCTCTCGACTCCTCAGAGTACATGGACAGCGATTGCCGCACTAGAGCTTATTGCCCAGACGCCTGAACCAGGGGCGGGTGAGGAAAACCCAGACGCTCAGCCAATTCTGACGGCACCTGAGCAAACCCCGCCAACCCCGACTCCGTCTGCACCTGAGCAAACTCCGCCCACGCCAACCCCATCTCCAACTGATCAGACAGCCCCACCCTCGCCGGCACCCGTTCCGACTCCCACCACTGATCGCTGTCCCGATCCAAACGCTCCGCAAGTGTTAGTTGCAGAGGTCGTCGTTAGCGGTGTGGAAGGAGAATTGCAAGATAAAGTCTACCAAGCCATTCGCACCCAGCCCGGTCGCACCACAAATCGATGCCAATTGCAAGAAGATGTGAACGCCATCTTTGCCACCGGCTTCTTCGGCGCAGTCGATTATCAGCCAGAGGATACAGCCCTAGGCGTGCGTGTAACCTTTGTGGTGCAGCAGAACCCGGTATTGCGGAATGTGACGGTAAATGTTGTCCCTGCCGGCGAAGGCCAGCAAGTGGTGCCCCAAAGCGTGATTGACAGCATCTTTGGCGAGCAGTACGGCGAAATTCTCAACCTGCGCCGGTTTCAAGAAGGCGTCAAACAATTAAATCAGTGGTATCAAGACAACGGCTACATCTTGGCGCAGGTCATTAACGCCTCACAAGTCAATGCCCAAGGCACCGTCATCTTACAAGTCGCCGAAGGGATTATTGAAGATATCCAAGTCCGCTTCCTTACAGAAGAAGGCGAGGCAACCGATGAGGAAGGCAACCCCGTTGACGGACGTACCCGCGAATTCATCATCACGCGGGAAATGCAACTTCAAGCAGGAGACGTACTTAATCGAGATACCCTGGTTTCAGACTTGCGGCGAGTATTTGGTTTAGGCATCTTTGAAAAAGTCGAACCCTCACTAAATCCAGGCCAAGATCCGCGCAAAGTCTCGGTGGTGCTCGATGTTACAGAAAGAAACACCGGCTCAGTCGCAGCAGGGGCCGGGATCAGTTCCGCCACAGGGTTATTTGGCACCCTCAGCTATCAAGAGCAAAACCTAGGGGGGAACAACCAAAAATTAGGTGCCCAGTTGCAAGTTGGTGAACGTGCCTTACTCTTCGACGTAAACTTCACCGATCCCTGGATTGCCGGCGATCCTTACCGCACCTCTTACACCGTGAATGGCTTCAGACGCCGGTCAATTTCTTTGATTTACACCGGCGGCGATGACGAAGTTTATCTTCCCGATGGAGATCGCCCGCGTCTTCTGCGTTTGGGTGGCGGCGTCACCTTTAACCGTCCCCTAGGGCCAGACCCCCTGAATGCGGAATGGCAGGCATCCTTGGGCTTGCAGTACCAGCGAATTACCATCCGCAATTCCGATGGCGACCTCAGCCCCGAAGATGAACTGGGGAATGACTTGAGCTTTAGCGGCGACGGCAAAGACGACCTGACAACCTTGCAATTTGGAATTGTGCGGGATCTGCGCGATGACCGTGCCAAACCCACCAGAGGGTCTGTTTTGCGCTTGGCAACTGAGCAGTCTGTGCCCATCGGCAAAGGCAGCATCTTACTCAATCGTCTACGGGGCAGCTATAGCTACTACATTCCCGTTAACTACGTTCGCTTTTCTGAAGGGCCACAGACATTAGCTTTTAATGTTCAAGCCGGCACTGTGGTCGGGGATCTGCCCCCCTACGAAGCGTTTGCTTTAGGCGGCAGTAACTCAGTGCGGGGTTATGATGAAGGCGACTTGGGTAGCGGTCGCAGTTTTATTCAAGCCACTGCCGAGTATCGCTTCCCTATTTTTGCAATTGTGGGCGGGGCACTGTTTGTCGATTTCGGCACCGACCTCGGCTCTGGCTCTTCCGTACCGGGCGACCCGGCAGGGGTACGAGACAAGCCGGGGAGTGGCTTTGGCTACGGTCTCGGTGTTCGCATCAATTCTCCTTTAGGCCCGATTCGGGTGGATTATGGCTTTAATGATGAAGGAGAGGGCCGCTTTCACTTTGGAATTGGAGAAAGATTTTAA